In a single window of the Scyliorhinus torazame isolate Kashiwa2021f chromosome 2, sScyTor2.1, whole genome shotgun sequence genome:
- the csrnp3 gene encoding cysteine/serine-rich nuclear protein 3 encodes MSGILKRKFEDVEGASPCSSIRESDDEISESESAESGDSVNPSTSSHFTPSSILKREKRMRTKNVRFDYVTVYYFTRRQGFTSVPSQGGSTLGMSNRHKCVQQYTLGEFALEQERLHGEMLKEHLKEEKLNSLKLKLTKNGTIESEEANTLTLDDISDDDIDLDNTEVDDYFFLQPLPTKKRRALLRASGVKKIDGEEKHELRAIRVSREDCGCDCRIYCDPELCACSQAGIKCQVDRMSFPCGCTKEGCSNTAGRIEFNPIRVRTHFLHTIMKLELEKNQQQLGMENGFSGDMNAHASHLIQSQQPHEYSVADSFDIENEPETAVMHLQSAEELDWQAEDEEEEEDDDDGSSLCSGITDSSVQSLTASESDEEANSKAESISEALAAPVVAQTEAIPLSSVLCYADGTSAHDSMPPEDASYYTNSSTLYYQIEGNTAAATTTATTSTTTATTDCGNDPFCVEATLTSSYTEGGQDNGALSLVPYGSAVEQYIEYAHQSEGSFTSAHYPITTPSVIVCCPSAHENNAQCSSLYAEQQPNHSQAELQSYLNNHVQDDYVAASNGDVYAPKQVLENTIILPEGNGLLEETIKTSVVETVFV; translated from the exons CATCATCAATCCTGAAAAGGGAGAAGCGGATGAGGACAAAGAATGTTCGCTTTGACTATGTGACTGTCTATTACTTCACACGGAGACAGGGCTTCACTAGTGTCCCCAGCCAGGGTGGCAGCACACTGGGTATGTCCAATCGGCACAAATGTGTACAACAGTACACACTTGGGGAATTTGCCTTGGAGCAAGAGAGACTCCATGGAGAGATGCTGAAAGAGCACCTGAAGGAGGAAAAGCTCAATTCACTGAAATTGAAG CTAACAAAAAATGGTACAATAGAGTCTGAGGAAGCCAATACACTCACGTTAGATGATATTTCTGATGACGACATTGATCTGGATAATACAGAAGTTGATGACTACTTCTTCTTACAACCGTTGCCAACCAAAAAGAGAAGGGCATTATTGCGGGCGTCTGGGGTTAAAAAGATCGACGGAGAGGAGAAACATGAGCTCCGTGCAATTCGTGTATCCAGGGAAGATTGTGGCTGTGATTGCCGAATATACTGTGATCCTGAGCTTTGTGCTTGTAGTCAAGCAGGGATTAAATGCCAG GTGGACCGCATGTCTTTCCCATGTGGGTGCACAAAAGAAGGCTGCAGCAATACTGCAGGCAGGATTGAGTTCAACCCTATTAGAGTACGGACACATTTTTTGCACACAATAATGAAGCTGGAGTTGGAGAAAAATCAACAGCAGCTTGGGATGGAGAATGGTTTCTCAGGAGACATGAATGCTCATGCTAGTCATCTGATACAAAGCCAGCAGCCCCACGAATATTCTGTGGCGGACAGCTTTGACATTGAAAACGAACCCGAAACAGCAGTGATGCACCTTCAGTCAGCAGAGGAGCTGGACTGGCAAGCagaagatgaggaggaggaggaggacgatgacGATGGGAGCAGTTTGTGCAGTGGCATAACAGACTCCAGTGTTCAGAGCTTGACAGCCAGTGAGTCAGATGAAGAGGCAAACAGCAAAGCTGAAAGTATTAGTGAAGCATTGGCTGCCCCTGTTGTGGCACAAACTGAAGCTATTCCCCTTTCTTCTGTGTTATGCTATGCTGATGGCACTTCTGCGCATGATAGCATGCCACCAGAAGATGCCTCTTATTACACTAATTCTTCAACACTATATTATCAGATAGAGGGTAATACTGCTGCTGCTACCACTACTGCTACAACCAGCACTACAACTGCTACCACAGATTGTGGCAATGACCCTTTCTGCGTAGAAGCCACTTTAACATCAAGCTATACAGAGGGGGGTCAGGATAATGGAGCACTTTCCTTGGTGCCTTATGGCTCAGCTGTAGAGCAATATATTGAATATGCACACCAATCAGAGGGAAGCTTCACCAGTGCTCACTATCCCATAACGACACCTTCTGTGATAGTTTGTTGTCCTTCAGCACATGAAAATAATGCTCAGTGTAGCAGTTTATATGCTGAGCAACAGCCTAACCACTCTCAAGCAGAGCTTCAAAGCTATTTAAATAACCATGTTCAAGATGACTATGTTGCTGCTTCAAATGGTGATGTTTATGCACCTAAGCAGGTACTGGAAAATACCATCATCCTCCCAGAAGGCAACGGACTGTTAGAGGAGACTATTAAAACATCAGTAGTGGAAACTGTGTTTGTTTAG